The following proteins are encoded in a genomic region of Ooceraea biroi isolate clonal line C1 chromosome 14, Obir_v5.4, whole genome shotgun sequence:
- the LOC113563408 gene encoding skin secretory protein xP2-like — translation MSRELSQRHPVRRVIHRGKIIAYDDLPDRFKAPEVMEQAAEPVEPVEPPKAKRGLPGKKAETPAPTPTPTPTPAPAVGSGAETTVTTGAPAADPFSVESAATRGGEQPPAAAPAATEPAPAANTEQAAPAADAGEAAERANDGGADDEKPATEQAPGEAAPAATEPAPAANTEQAEPAPAATPAPTPAPAPAVAAEAPRRGRGRPKRR, via the coding sequence ATGTCTCGCGAGCTTTCGCAGCGCCATCCCGTGCGCCGGGTTATCCATCGCGGCAAAATCATCGCCTATGACGATTTGCCCGACCGCTTCAAAGCTCCCGAGGTGATGGAACAGGCCGCCGAACCGGTCGAACCTGTCGAGCCTCCCAAGGCCAAGCGCGGCCTCCCCGGCAAGAAAGCCGAAACGCCCGCACCGACGCCGACGCCCACCCCGACGCCCGCACCGGCCGTTGGCTCGGGCGCTGAAACCACCGTGACCACGGGTGCCCCGGCCGCCGACCCGTTCTCAGTCGAgagcgccgcgacgcgcgGTGGCGAACAGCCGCCCGCCGCTGCCCCGGCCGCGACCGAACCGGCCCCCGCCGCGAACACCGAACAGGCCGCCCCGGCCGCCGATGCTGGCGAAGCTGCCGAGCGCGCGAACGACGGCGGCGCCGATGACGAAAAGCCCGCGACCGAACAGGCGCCGGGCGAAGCGGCACCCGCCGCAACCGAACCCGCGCCCGCTGCGAACACCGAACAGGCCGAACCGGCCCCCGCCGCAACGCCCGCGCCGACCCCGGCGCCTGCACCGGCCGTCGCCGCCGAGGCCCCGCGTCGTGGGCGTGGTCGCCCCAAGCGCCGCTAA
- the LOC113563409 gene encoding uncharacterized protein LOC113563409 — MTEIANITPTLTPHLVCDGAADAIAFYRQAFGAEELMRIPGEDGRLMHAAIAINGAMVMLMDEMKDMGVLSPTSLGGSPVTLHIHAADADAAIAKAEAAGATVVMPASDMFWATATAW, encoded by the coding sequence aTGACCGAGATTGCCAACATCACGCCGACACTGACCCCGCATCTCGTCTGCGACGGCGCGGCCGACGCGATCGCATTCTACAGGCAGGCGTTCGGCGCCGAGGAGCTGATGCGCATCCCGGGCGAAGACGGCAGGCTCATGCACGCCGCCATCGCGATCAACGGCGCGATGGTGATGCTGATGGACGAGATGAAGGACATGGGTGTGCTCTCGCCGACGTCCCTCGGCGGATCGCCGGTCACGCTGCACATCCACGCGGCCGATGCCGACGCCGCGATCGCCAAGGCCGAAGCGGCCGGCGCGACGGTGGTCATGCCCGCGTCCGACATGTTCTGGGCGACCGCTACGGCGTGGTGA